Proteins from one Escherichia coli genomic window:
- a CDS encoding DNA-packaging protein FI, with product MTKDELIARLQVLGEQLNRDVSLTGTKEELALRVAELEEELDDTADQDTPLSPENALTGHENEVVSAQPDTVTDTAALVTVVALVTLHTDALHATRDEPVAFVLPGTAFRVSAGVAAEMTEHGLARMQ from the coding sequence ATGACGAAAGATGAACTGATTGCCCGTCTTCAGGTGCTGGGTGAGCAACTGAACCGTGATGTCAGCCTGACGGGGACGAAAGAAGAACTGGCGCTCCGTGTGGCAGAGCTGGAAGAGGAGCTTGATGACACTGCCGATCAGGATACCCCTCTCAGCCCGGAAAATGCGCTGACCGGGCATGAAAATGAGGTGGTATCAGCGCAGCCGGATACCGTGACTGATACGGCTGCTCTGGTCACGGTCGTGGCACTGGTGACGCTGCATACTGATGCACTTCACGCCACGCGGGATGAGCCTGTGGCATTTGTGCTGCCGGGAACGGCGTTTCGTGTCTCTGCCGGTGTGGCAGCCGAAATGACAGAACATGGCCTGGCCAGAATGCAATAA
- a CDS encoding head-tail joining protein, with protein MADSDNLFDAAIARADETIRGYMGTSATMTSGELSGAVIRGVFDDPENISYAGQGVRVEGSSPSLFVRTDDVRQLRRGDTLTIGEENFWVDRISPDDGGSCHLWLGRGVPPAVNRRR; from the coding sequence GTGGCTGATTCCGATAACCTGTTCGATGCTGCCATTGCCCGCGCCGATGAAACGATACGCGGGTACATGGGAACGTCAGCCACCATGACATCCGGTGAGCTGTCCGGTGCTGTGATACGTGGTGTTTTTGATGACCCTGAAAATATCAGCTATGCCGGACAGGGGGTGCGCGTTGAAGGCTCCAGCCCGTCCCTGTTTGTCCGGACTGATGATGTGCGGCAGCTGCGGCGTGGAGACACACTGACCATCGGCGAGGAAAACTTCTGGGTGGACCGGATTTCGCCGGATGATGGCGGAAGCTGTCATCTCTGGCTTGGGCGGGGCGTACCGCCTGCCGTTAACCGTCGCCGCTGA